A stretch of the Erinaceus europaeus chromosome 1, mEriEur2.1, whole genome shotgun sequence genome encodes the following:
- the MIF gene encoding macrophage migration inhibitory factor: MPMFVVNTNVPRASVPDGLLSELTQQLAQATGKPAQYIAVHVVPDQLMAFGGSSEPCALCSLHSIGKIGGSQNRTYSKLLCDLLAQRLRISPDRIYINYYDMNAANVGWNSSTFA; the protein is encoded by the exons ATGCCGATGTTCGTGGTGAACACCAACGTGCCCCGGGCCTCCGTGCCGGACGGACTCCTCTCCGAGCTTACCCAGCAGCTGGCGCAGGCCACGGGCAAGCCGGCCCAG TACATCGCGGTGCACGTGGTCCCGGACCAGCTCATGGCCTTCGGCGGCTCCAGCGAGCCCTGCGCGCTCTGCAGCCTGCACAGCATCGGCAAGATCGGCGGGTCCCAGAACCGCACCTACAGCAAGCTGCTGTGCGACCTGCTGGCCCAGCGCCTGCGCATCAGCCCGGACAG GATCTACATCAACTACTATGACATGAACGCGGCCAACGTGGGCTGGAACAGCTCCACTTTCGCCTGA